Genomic DNA from Capsicum annuum cultivar UCD-10X-F1 unplaced genomic scaffold, UCD10Xv1.1 ctg60096, whole genome shotgun sequence:
TTTAGGGGTATTAGATGCTTTactctattttttgaaaaaactttgtTTGAATTTAGATGCAGCCTATTTAGAAGAAAGAAGTATACAGAGACTATTGTTGTctaaaaattttctttgaaaagtaACTTTTGTTCTGGTTTGAAAGAACTACAATGCTTTATTTATAACTCTTACCTAATGGTCTAGCTCTGCCTCTGCAAGGGGGTGTAAAGTAGACGACCTACCCTTATGCAAGCCGATTCTATGTCCCCATTCCAATGACTTATAGGTTATAAAGCGACACGTATGTAAGCATCCTACCCTAACACTGCTTCCAATGCTCAAACCTTTGACCTATAGATCCCATGGAGAATTGCGTAACCGCCACCATCAACAACTGATTCCACGACACAAACCTATGAATGGCATATATGTAAGCAACCTATACGGATGTGTAAGTACCAGTCCGACTTCGTAGCTCGAACTCGTGATCTATAAGTCACACGTAAACTTTATTGTCGGCCTATCCTGCTGTTCAGGTACTAATGAGTGATTTGGACGACTCGAGCTCACGCACAATTGTCCTTGCTCCAAAGCCAGAGCAAAATTATTCTCCTAATGTACATAGTGTGATGGTGCGGTATACTTTCTTAATTCTTACTATTGAAAAGGGCAGCCCGCTGTGccaaagctcccgctatgcgtagggtttggggaagggccccaccacaagggtgtattgtacgtagCCTTACCAAGCATTTCTGGCAGAGGCTGTTTCTAAGGTTTGATctcgtgacctcctgatcacatggcaacaactttaccggttaatccaaggctccccttcaaaagCAGCGTCGACGAAAATCATTTAACTGGTGAAGGGGAAGAATACCTTCAACTACTAGGGATGGtttacaaataaaaacaaaacaataataatcaagaGGAGTATAGAACTAATGtattcatttatctcaacttcCCTCTTTGAGAGAACCATAGAAAAGTACTCTTGAGCAGTTCCATAGTCATTTACATTAGCATTAGCATTCCTTGAGTACGAGGAAGAAAATGTacaatgaaaacaaagaagagactCTCCAGGTCAAAATTCCTAAATGGTATGTAGAACAAAAAGGATTAGCACTATGTATATACTCGTAAAGATTTACCAATCGTTGCTTATTCTGCTGCTGCCGATGGTACTATGGCCAAACTGTTAGCAATCAGTTCTTCTGAAGATTACTCCTCAAACTTCGGAACAAAGCTCATTGTGTAGTGGAACTCGATTTGTAGGCGCTGATGAAGGGGTGTCGATGACATCAATCATTTCTTTACATCAACTTGTAACTCCCTAATAGGGATTGCTGCCAAAAAACTCTTAATGTACTCTTTACATGCCTCTTTACCTCTATAAATGATGTTATTTTCAGGTACCCTGTCTTCCTGCATACTGTCGTCGCTATTGGTGCTCATGACAATTTTGCTTTCATCTGCAGCCTCTTTGACATCAGTTTTCTTCTTTCTATCACAAGATGGCTTATCATCTGATTGTTGAGACTCACCAGGTGCTTGCATAATTGTTGTATCTTGGTCGAATTTGAGGATATATGCCTTATTACAACCCTTAAAAAGACTCTCCCAAAGTGTATCAATGATATAGTACACGTCTTTTTCAACCTTGAGGATAAAAAAGTGGTTATTCCAACTCACAATGTAAACACAGGAGTTGCCATGACGAGGAGTTTCTTGAGCGGACTTAGAAATCTCGTCCCATATGTTGTCAAAAGACATGGAACTATGAAGGAAGTGGAATCCTTCCTCTTCTTCGATTCCTTCAGGATGAAAGAACCCAATGAATGATTTTTCTGAGACTACTGAGAGTGGACACACTTTAGCCTCGAGAACTATCTTGAGGTCAAAGTGCTTATCTGGGAAACGTTCCCTATAGGTTTCGTTTTCACAAAGATCCCTCCATTGCATCGAGCCTTCACAGATAAGAGAATCAAGTTGGGACTTGATGGGCATATCTTCAGGATTACAGTGGAACCAATCAGCTATGGCAGCAACCAAGGCTGTACAAGCGCTTTCACCAGCAGCTCGTTCACTTCGTTGATCAATCGAAGCAAAGAAGATCTGAGTCTGCAGCTTCATTTGTCCATCACGGCTTATTATTTCTTTCTGCTCCCAACTACCCACAGCAAAACTTTCATCTCCAAACTCAGAGACTGAAATCGGAGAAGTTTCCTCAGATTTGTGCCCCTGCATGAACTACACACATTAGTAAGAGGACTAGTTATGACATATATCATCAATCATGAACAAGAAAACCTCAGCAGTTAGATACTTGATACAACCGTACAAGTAGACTAAGCTACTAAAGAAAGCTACCAAACTTTGTAATCTTAAATTCGGCAAGCACATTGGTGTAGTTACTGCACGTTGATCAGACCATGACATGAAGATAAAAAATGACTCGTCAAACATGACaaagaaagcaagaaaaaaggAGACGTACCCTAGAAGAAGACTCGTCAGATGAGCAAAGCTGTCGGCGATCAAAGCTTATATCGTCTGCACCATCCTCTCCATAATGTTTGTTCAACAATGGCTCTCCCTTGGTTTTAGGATATTTGAAACTCAACTTCCTCTTCCTCCAGGAAAGAAGACTACGTTTTGAACTCTGCTCTGCAGATTGATTTGCTTTAGTTTTATCCTCAGGGTACTTGTGCTTTGTGTCTGAAATATGATGGCTGTAGTGGACTAAATCCTCGTCACTGCTGCTGCCGCTTGTATTTGAACAAAATGATCCACCAGCATGGTTTGCATAGACGAGTGCTTCATAACTGAATGATTTCTGAACACTTGTATCCTCTTTTCCTTCCGCAGATTCTCCTACCAAATCCTCATCAAGTGAATCTGTATCCACAGTATAAACATAATTGGGATCCTCACTTCTAACTGAGTTCCTTCCATCACTGCTGCTGCCTTCCTCTGCATGATATGCCTTCTTGTGTCGCCTAAAAGATAATGCtttcaaaaatttaaactttCGCAGGCCTGCTTTTAAAGAACCACCCCCATTTCTGTCTGTCAACAAAGCCTTTCCAGGGTTCGGAGATGCTGGAGCAGACATGATAAACTTTGAAAATGTCTCTGAAGCTTCGTGAGTGTTCCTCAATTCCACAACGTTGAGCACTAGCTGTCAACAAATATGTGAACATATCTTTAGGAAACAGTCACATAGATAATATATTTACGTAGCTGCAGGAATACAAGAACGCAAGCAAAAAGCATGTGTTTTAGTTTCTCTTACACAGAGTGAAAGGCAACTTTTGAAGCTGCCAACAGAGACTTCCAAAGGAACGAAAATTTCAATGCCCTCTTGTTTATCTCCAGCTACTGAAGCAAAGTCTGCAAGATTCAATGTCGCAGAAGAAAGTACGGGTACCTTCTGATTTGGTCCTTTGCTTGTACCCTGATTCAACAGAAGTATGAATAAATACAAAGAAGGGAGTAAATGAACAGTGAAATCGAACACAAAGACAACGTGTTCAATAGAGGAATTAGTGTCGATGAAAATCTAAAACCAAAACTAAAGGATTCAAAGCACGAAATAATACACCCGTGGATTGGAAAACACACGATTATCATGAACGATAGGTTCAAAGCAGTCAAAGGAACATGTAGCTAAGGCCAATGTTGTGCCTATGGAAGAAGAACAACTTGCTTCATTCTCAAACAAGTTGAGATATAAGAATTTACTATTCCATTTAAGCTCAACACATGTCatcatcaaaccaaataaaaatacaagcgaaaataagttacataaa
This window encodes:
- the LOC124893473 gene encoding uncharacterized protein LOC124893473, which codes for MDPLSELVGFIYFDVIWWMGTSKGPNQKVPVLSSATLNLADFASVAGDKQEGIEIFVPLEVSVGSFKSCLSLCLVLNVVELRNTHEASETFSKFIMSAPASPNPGKALLTDRNGGGSLKAGLRKFKFLKALSFRRHKKAYHAEEGSSSDGRNSVRSEDPNYVYTVDTDSLDEDLVGESAEGKEDTSVQKSFSYEALVYANHAGGSFCSNTSGSSSDEDLVHYSHHISDTKHKYPEDKTKANQSAEQSSKRSLLSWRKRKLSFKYPKTKGEPLLNKHYGEDGADDISFDRRQLCSSDESSSRGHKSEETSPISVSEFGDESFAVGSWEQKEIISRDGQMKLQTQIFFASIDQRSERAAGESACTALVAAIADWFHCNPEDMPIKSQLDSLICEGSMQWRDLCENETYRERFPDKHFDLKIVLEAKVCPLSVVSEKSFIGFFHPEGIEEEEGFHFLHSSMSFDNIWDEISKSAQETPRHGNSCVYIVSWNNHFFILKVEKDVYYIIDTLWESLFKGCNKAYILKFDQDTTIMQAPGESQQSDDKPSCDRKKKTDVKEAADESKIVMSTNSDDSMQEDRVPENNIIYRGKEACKEYIKSFLAAIPIRELQVDVKK